One window of Paenibacillus sp. FSL K6-3182 genomic DNA carries:
- a CDS encoding PQQ-binding-like beta-propeller repeat protein codes for MTIKKYQTTAIVVLLALLVGCEGNAINDMPSNQISARETPANTLKLVQKEEAATPIPITIDMIKSEIKDDLTQDQVHTLFGIPASSGENYIMMNGKMSVIDQYIYEEGQSKLVIQWSKEGQLLYAVFYDTDASGKRRSFLPAIKGLSSSSSENNLVAREHAIELDKPVTLYMNTNAYEWWGGTRAVKFISVDARAKYKVVTLSDDFAEIQDESGYGGFVPVWYLTKEAAQVKDIAPLSLKAKESAKAKWYPNSQGDATTMKEGDTLYAYKQYGDWYGAAVPDSAEGDKSYGLLWIRKDQVTSAGAAAPLFEIKNSKQAVAAAVRSILVPGLEKARVEAIFGEPSFEESSENVASLEAKARTLPLWRYEGEQNELIVAWSEAGTLRYSIYRDSPELIAPQYGVSAQGPLAPSLHMQWDWRFKSDLGFNFLLEKVGNVLLIAGEDGGFSGMHNNSNIYALDSATGRKKWQFDFGFGRHDYGLSQDKERIAFLKSSMQEDRPVHTLQTLKTATGQKMWQKKLDNGKDVTSFAVSKNVISAVQSKRISTTEEKFTYDLIGLSMGTGKQLWNIELAQESELVRDVGNQDVLLMQAGPDINPVILNELQAYDPLTGKVLWKKPERKAASDQEVTDSVRYAERSKAFWTRTVDELVLVDAKTGKDGLRLPLVGYSRYDIIDENYVFLQQSSDNNLYSENVKSSLIEVKSGRLLFTLEGRAEFGKVEGSLLYYRLNGKAMSFDLKKEEQRWTSSSVPGKQTDGASVVQYGGKLIGVFPGLGNMYVLDESTGEAVNRLSDVRVGYYDFTPNQLLSGYLSVNDGQLYVGSSNGYFSKIK; via the coding sequence ATGACTATCAAAAAATATCAAACAACAGCAATCGTTGTGCTGCTCGCCTTGCTCGTTGGATGTGAGGGCAATGCCATTAACGACATGCCATCAAATCAAATATCCGCTAGGGAAACACCCGCGAATACTTTGAAGCTCGTCCAAAAAGAAGAAGCCGCAACTCCTATACCAATTACGATCGATATGATTAAGAGTGAAATAAAAGATGATTTGACCCAAGATCAGGTTCATACGCTTTTTGGAATACCAGCATCATCTGGAGAGAATTACATCATGATGAACGGTAAAATGAGTGTCATTGATCAATACATATATGAAGAGGGCCAATCAAAACTCGTCATTCAATGGTCCAAGGAAGGGCAGCTGCTATACGCTGTGTTCTACGATACGGATGCTTCAGGGAAACGCAGGAGCTTCCTGCCTGCTATTAAGGGGCTGTCGTCATCCTCATCAGAAAATAATCTTGTAGCTAGAGAGCATGCGATTGAGCTGGATAAGCCAGTTACATTATATATGAACACGAATGCCTATGAGTGGTGGGGAGGAACACGAGCTGTTAAGTTCATCTCTGTAGATGCACGGGCAAAATATAAAGTCGTTACATTGTCGGATGATTTTGCCGAAATTCAGGACGAATCGGGATACGGTGGGTTTGTACCCGTGTGGTATTTAACAAAAGAAGCCGCTCAAGTGAAAGATATAGCACCTCTATCGTTAAAAGCAAAAGAAAGTGCTAAAGCGAAGTGGTATCCGAATTCACAAGGTGATGCCACAACTATGAAAGAGGGAGATACCCTTTATGCTTACAAGCAATATGGGGATTGGTATGGAGCTGCCGTACCGGATAGTGCCGAAGGCGATAAATCCTATGGCCTTCTATGGATTCGTAAGGATCAAGTAACGTCAGCTGGTGCTGCTGCGCCTTTGTTTGAGATTAAAAATAGCAAACAAGCGGTAGCTGCTGCTGTGCGGAGTATACTTGTGCCTGGTCTAGAGAAAGCTCGCGTGGAGGCGATCTTTGGTGAACCTTCGTTCGAAGAGTCTTCCGAAAATGTAGCTTCATTAGAAGCAAAAGCTCGCACCCTTCCATTATGGCGTTATGAGGGTGAGCAAAATGAGCTTATCGTTGCTTGGTCAGAAGCGGGGACACTTCGGTATTCGATATACCGAGACTCCCCCGAACTAATTGCGCCACAATATGGTGTTAGTGCTCAGGGGCCTCTTGCACCTTCGCTGCATATGCAGTGGGATTGGCGCTTCAAGTCCGATCTCGGATTCAATTTTCTACTTGAGAAGGTTGGTAATGTTCTGCTCATCGCAGGCGAGGATGGCGGTTTCAGCGGTATGCACAATAATTCGAATATATATGCACTTGACTCTGCTACGGGTCGTAAGAAATGGCAGTTTGATTTTGGCTTTGGAAGACATGATTACGGTTTATCGCAGGATAAAGAACGAATAGCGTTTCTTAAGAGCTCTATGCAAGAAGACCGTCCAGTTCATACGCTTCAGACATTAAAGACAGCTACCGGACAAAAAATGTGGCAAAAGAAGCTGGACAATGGTAAGGATGTAACCTCATTTGCTGTATCCAAAAACGTGATCTCAGCCGTACAATCAAAGCGAATCAGCACAACGGAAGAAAAGTTTACTTATGATCTCATCGGGTTGAGCATGGGAACAGGCAAGCAGCTTTGGAATATTGAGCTAGCTCAAGAATCAGAATTGGTTCGTGATGTCGGCAATCAAGACGTATTGCTTATGCAAGCAGGTCCGGACATTAATCCTGTGATATTGAATGAGCTGCAAGCATACGACCCGTTGACTGGAAAGGTGCTCTGGAAGAAGCCGGAGCGTAAAGCGGCCTCAGATCAAGAAGTGACGGATAGTGTTCGTTATGCGGAGCGTTCGAAAGCTTTTTGGACGAGGACGGTGGATGAATTAGTGTTAGTAGATGCTAAGACAGGCAAGGATGGGCTTCGCCTGCCTCTTGTCGGTTATAGCCGTTACGACATTATTGATGAAAATTATGTGTTTCTACAACAGTCATCTGATAACAACTTATATAGTGAAAACGTGAAAAGCTCTTTAATCGAAGTTAAGTCAGGCAGGCTGTTATTTACACTAGAAGGAAGAGCTGAATTCGGGAAAGTAGAAGGAAGCTTGCTATATTATCGCCTGAATGGTAAAGCGATGTCTTTTGATTTGAAAAAGGAAGAGCAGCGCTGGACATCTTCCAGTGTTCCTGGCAAGCAAACGGATGGCGCTTCAGTTGTACAGTATGGCGGCAAGCTAATTGGCGTTTTTCCGGGTCTCGGTAATATGTATGTGTTAGACGAATCGACTGGAGAAGCAGTGAATAGACTCTCAGACGTTCGAGTTGGGTATTACGATTTTACGCCAAATCAACTGCTGAGTGGTTATTTATCGGTTAATGATGGGCAGCTTTATGTAGGCTCCTCGAATGGGTATTTTAGTAAGATAAAATAG
- a CDS encoding HAD family hydrolase has protein sequence MPIDAVLFDFDGTLADTLPLSFKAFNTVFKTYDNREVTNEELIAMFGPTEEEIIANHFRNEEFILQAIMDYYAIYKQGHFDTIEKDQAIIDLLEHLKGKGIKIGVITGKSRRAFQISSEALNLISYFDVVITGDDVVKPKPDPEGIYKALEILGVNKSKTVFIGDSNADIVAGKSAGLRTYGVQWLSTFQSSVFDIPPDAIFRSVAEFLDIMKEEG, from the coding sequence ATGCCAATTGATGCCGTATTATTTGATTTTGATGGAACTTTAGCAGATACTTTGCCATTATCGTTTAAAGCTTTTAACACCGTGTTCAAAACATATGACAATCGAGAGGTTACGAATGAAGAGCTCATAGCGATGTTTGGTCCAACAGAAGAGGAGATCATTGCAAATCATTTCAGGAATGAAGAATTTATTTTACAAGCGATTATGGACTATTATGCGATTTACAAGCAGGGGCATTTTGATACCATCGAAAAGGATCAGGCTATTATTGATTTGCTAGAACATTTGAAGGGAAAGGGGATCAAAATCGGAGTCATCACAGGAAAAAGCAGGCGAGCGTTCCAGATTTCATCTGAAGCGCTGAATTTAATAAGTTACTTTGATGTGGTGATTACTGGTGATGATGTCGTGAAGCCCAAACCTGACCCCGAAGGCATATATAAAGCGTTAGAAATCCTTGGCGTTAATAAATCCAAAACCGTATTTATTGGCGACAGTAATGCAGATATTGTGGCAGGTAAATCTGCTGGCTTACGGACCTATGGCGTGCAATGGCTGTCAACGTTCCAAAGCAGCGTGTTTGATATACCGCCTGATGCTATTTTCAGAAGCGTAGCTGAATTTCTTGACATCATGAAAGAAGAGGGATAA
- a CDS encoding NUDIX hydrolase encodes MELKWLEWAKQMQAIAQTGLTYTKDVYDIERYEQLRQMSIEIMMNYTLVSQEKIALTFASDSGYATPKVDIRGVIFKENKILLVREKLDGAWALPGGWADIGYSPSEIAVKEVKEESGFDVVPVRLLAVLDKKFHDHPPEPYHVYKFFILCKIVGGEAAVGVETSAVDFFEMNQLPELSAERNTKKQIQTLFEFLENPNKEIILD; translated from the coding sequence ATGGAATTGAAGTGGTTGGAGTGGGCGAAACAGATGCAGGCGATTGCTCAAACGGGACTTACATACACGAAGGATGTTTATGATATAGAACGTTATGAACAGCTGCGGCAGATGAGTATAGAAATTATGATGAACTATACTTTGGTTAGTCAGGAGAAAATTGCTCTAACTTTCGCAAGTGATTCTGGTTATGCGACGCCAAAGGTCGATATTCGTGGTGTGATTTTTAAGGAGAATAAAATACTGCTTGTTCGCGAGAAGCTGGATGGCGCATGGGCATTGCCGGGAGGCTGGGCGGATATCGGTTATTCGCCTTCGGAGATTGCAGTGAAAGAGGTCAAAGAAGAATCAGGGTTTGATGTTGTGCCCGTTCGTTTGCTCGCTGTATTGGATAAAAAATTTCATGATCATCCGCCTGAGCCTTACCATGTATATAAGTTTTTTATACTTTGTAAAATTGTTGGTGGAGAGGCCGCTGTCGGAGTAGAAACAAGCGCAGTTGATTTTTTTGAGATGAATCAATTGCCAGAGCTGTCTGCGGAGAGAAACACCAAAAAACAGATTCAAACATTGTTTGAGTTTCTTGAAAATCCAAATAAAGAGATTATTCTTGATTGA
- the sigK gene encoding RNA polymerase sporulation sigma factor SigK: MPGLFSAIALFIKQLSLLVSYVKNNAFPQPLQEEEETKHLQLMAEGNQRSRNLLIEHNLRLVAHIVKKFDNTGEDLEDLISIGTIGLIKAIESFQTGKGTKLATFAARCIENEILMHLRSLKKTRKDVSLHDPIGTDKEGNEITLIDILGTEADDIVDKVQLKIEKSKIYKNLDILDDREKEVVIGRFGLEHGGDERTQREIAKELGISRSYVSRIEKRALMKLYHEFYKAKR; encoded by the coding sequence ATGCCAGGATTGTTTTCGGCAATAGCACTATTTATTAAACAGCTTTCGCTACTTGTCTCTTATGTCAAAAATAATGCTTTTCCCCAGCCTCTTCAAGAGGAGGAGGAAACTAAACATCTGCAACTGATGGCGGAAGGTAATCAACGTTCACGAAATCTTTTGATCGAACATAACCTTCGACTTGTCGCTCACATAGTGAAAAAATTCGACAATACTGGGGAGGATCTCGAGGATTTGATCTCGATCGGGACGATCGGCCTGATTAAAGCGATCGAGAGCTTCCAAACCGGGAAAGGGACGAAGCTCGCTACATTTGCTGCTCGTTGTATCGAGAATGAAATACTTATGCACCTTCGGTCTTTGAAGAAGACTAGGAAAGACGTATCACTTCATGATCCAATTGGAACGGATAAGGAAGGCAATGAAATTACGCTGATCGATATCCTCGGAACTGAAGCAGATGATATCGTCGATAAGGTGCAGTTGAAAATTGAAAAGTCGAAGATATATAAGAATTTGGATATACTTGATGACCGTGAGAAGGAAGTTGTCATCGGGCGCTTCGGGCTGGAGCATGGCGGGGATGAGCGGACGCAGCGGGAGATCGCGAAGGAGCTTGGGATTAGTCGGAGTTATGTTTCGCGGATTGAGAAAAGGGCGTTGATGAAGCTTTATCATGAGTTTTATAAGGCGAAGCGGTAA
- a CDS encoding DUF4317 domain-containing protein has translation MIKKEVAHIRKQFKLDHDMMNINDILNVYIMKDSNEVYHWESQAFALVDREKQELYMGNFKKLLTGELDQKLFELKFQEEAEDPTRVILHQGLATGNPEEWKDLMLLLVDKMLVDAKYEQDTVVTFVRGQYFRPTKGRNEEAEESGKDELFAHPFILCSVNSTEKQKKTLLFDYVEREFKYNVIVDPIIKLSSPEHGFFYPSVTDNYSDVNRILYCTAKSNYPDPHFIGQVLNAERSMTAMEERAIFEDIVKEVVGEQLDVATLAQVYEEIHQVIETNEDKEEPPKLDYKDVERVLTVSGIENVTTDKVERAFQTIVDDRNYEMKASSVMPKFTSKSIKIDTKVASISVSPQDLKYVRQVNYQGKRCILIEIDEDAVIEGFTLSTETL, from the coding sequence ATGATAAAGAAAGAAGTCGCGCATATACGCAAGCAATTTAAGCTGGATCACGATATGATGAATATTAACGACATTCTCAACGTGTATATTATGAAGGATAGCAACGAGGTCTATCATTGGGAGAGCCAGGCGTTTGCTCTGGTGGATAGAGAGAAGCAGGAGTTGTATATGGGGAATTTCAAAAAACTGCTGACCGGAGAATTGGATCAGAAGTTGTTCGAGTTGAAGTTTCAGGAGGAAGCAGAGGATCCGACGCGAGTGATACTTCACCAAGGTTTGGCGACAGGCAATCCTGAAGAATGGAAGGACCTGATGCTGCTGTTGGTGGATAAAATGTTGGTGGATGCCAAGTATGAACAGGATACAGTAGTCACGTTCGTTCGTGGACAGTATTTCCGGCCGACCAAGGGCAGAAATGAAGAAGCCGAAGAGAGCGGGAAGGACGAACTGTTCGCGCATCCGTTCATTCTATGCAGCGTGAATTCCACGGAGAAGCAAAAGAAGACTCTCTTGTTCGATTATGTGGAGAGGGAATTTAAGTACAATGTCATTGTAGATCCGATTATCAAGTTAAGTTCGCCGGAGCACGGGTTCTTTTACCCTAGCGTGACGGATAACTATTCCGATGTGAACCGCATTCTGTATTGTACGGCAAAATCGAATTATCCAGATCCTCACTTCATCGGACAGGTCTTAAATGCCGAAAGATCCATGACGGCAATGGAAGAGAGGGCTATTTTCGAAGACATCGTGAAGGAAGTGGTGGGCGAACAACTCGACGTAGCCACTCTCGCACAGGTGTACGAGGAGATCCACCAGGTAATCGAAACCAACGAAGATAAGGAAGAACCCCCGAAGTTGGATTATAAAGATGTGGAACGTGTGCTGACAGTAAGTGGCATAGAGAACGTGACGACGGATAAAGTGGAACGCGCGTTTCAAACGATCGTCGACGATAGGAACTATGAAATGAAGGCAAGCAGCGTTATGCCGAAATTCACTTCAAAATCGATTAAGATCGATACAAAGGTAGCCTCGATTTCGGTCAGCCCGCAGGATTTAAAGTATGTGAGACAGGTGAATTATCAAGGGAAACGATGCATCCTGATTGAGATCGACGAAGATGCCGTAATCGAAGGATTTACGCTCAGTACAGAGACGTTATAG
- a CDS encoding HAMP domain-containing sensor histidine kinase produces MFYIVLIVILAALIIQSVYLVYYKNQIKDIGNQLSFISDHHSFKMIQTQIKPKEIHRLIDLCNALLHDQRKLKQDFIEQKEEIHATIMSLSHDIRTPLTSLDGYLQLAERSEYLKEKTEYVSLAQTRMKQIITLVDELFLYTKLKNPDYILELEPVDVIKVLNKRLFTFIDDFLRSGYDPNICMVEAPLYIVGNESALERVFENVIKNYFMHSEGALSIRYEEKQDEVLFHFSNVLKRNHLLSLDNIFTRFYKADPSRTNQSSGLGLFIVKSLMENMNGYVQADLNDDQFCISLAFKKIVKES; encoded by the coding sequence ATGTTTTATATTGTTTTAATCGTCATACTGGCTGCTTTAATCATTCAATCCGTTTACCTTGTTTATTACAAAAACCAAATTAAGGATATCGGCAACCAATTATCTTTTATATCCGACCATCATTCATTCAAAATGATACAAACACAAATTAAGCCAAAAGAAATTCATCGGCTAATCGATTTATGTAATGCATTGCTTCATGATCAACGTAAGTTGAAGCAAGATTTTATCGAACAAAAGGAAGAAATCCACGCGACTATTATGAGCTTGTCCCACGATATACGAACCCCGCTGACTTCACTTGACGGCTATCTGCAATTGGCGGAACGATCCGAGTATCTTAAAGAAAAAACAGAGTATGTTAGTCTGGCACAGACTAGAATGAAACAGATTATTACACTTGTTGACGAGCTGTTCCTATATACGAAACTGAAAAACCCAGATTACATCTTGGAGCTTGAGCCAGTTGATGTGATAAAAGTGTTAAATAAACGTCTGTTTACCTTTATTGACGATTTTTTGCGAAGTGGCTATGATCCAAACATCTGCATGGTGGAAGCACCGCTATATATAGTGGGAAATGAAAGTGCGTTGGAAAGAGTATTTGAGAATGTGATCAAAAATTACTTTATGCACAGTGAAGGTGCTCTAAGCATTCGTTATGAGGAGAAGCAGGACGAGGTTTTGTTTCATTTTTCCAATGTACTGAAGCGAAATCATCTGCTGAGCCTTGACAACATATTTACTCGCTTTTACAAAGCAGATCCGTCGCGTACGAACCAATCTTCAGGTCTGGGACTTTTTATCGTGAAATCACTGATGGAGAACATGAATGGTTATGTGCAAGCTGACCTGAACGATGACCAGTTTTGCATCAGCTTAGCTTTTAAGAAAATCGTAAAGGAGAGTTGA
- a CDS encoding response regulator, producing the protein MYNDTNHPKILIVEDDVHINNIIYDVLRKEKFQCTQAYSGSEGIMNVTHHEYQLIILDLMLPGFSGEDFMHRLRIELSSDTPVIVLSAKDKLDNKLNLFVTLQ; encoded by the coding sequence GTGTACAATGACACGAACCACCCCAAAATTCTAATTGTTGAGGACGACGTGCATATCAACAATATCATTTATGATGTGCTTCGAAAAGAGAAGTTTCAATGCACGCAAGCGTATTCTGGCAGTGAGGGAATCATGAACGTCACTCATCACGAGTATCAGCTTATTATTTTGGACCTCATGCTGCCTGGCTTCTCGGGGGAAGATTTTATGCATCGGCTAAGAATAGAATTAAGCTCTGACACACCAGTTATAGTTCTATCGGCCAAGGACAAATTGGATAATAAATTAAATCTGTTTGTAACCCTGCAATAA